The segment ATGGAAAAAGATGACCTTGTAATTTTAAGAAAATTTGGAAACTTTGAAAAAAGAATTTTAAAAGGTAGAGAAGGAAGAAATCCTAAAACTGGTGAAATGATTATGACTGAAACTAAATATAGAGTTAATTTTAAACCTGCTTCTACCTTCAATAAAAGAATTGATGATTTTACAAAAGGACAAGAAAAATCTTCTAAAAAAAAATCTCGTAAATTAAAAAATAAATAATTTTTAAATTTATTATTTAATTAAACGAATATTTTATGAAAATATAAAAAGGATTAACTATAGTTAATCCTTTTTATTATCTATTTTTTTAGTTAAATTTTTATATTTTTTAGCAAATTTCCAATCTTTTTATAATTTTTTAAATTATAAAATTTTATTAAATTTTATAAAACTTAACTGTTATATGAACATTAATATACTTAAAATTAAATTTTATCTCCAAAATATACCTTTTAAATATCACATCAAATTTAAACTATTATTTTATAAAATAATTACTAATATGTACACAAATAACAATATAATAACTTTAAATTTTATTTCTAGTAATTTTCTATTCATTATTTTCTAAAAATTATTTTATATTTTAAATTAACAAATCCATCAACTATCTAAAATATCCTTGAAAAATTTTTTCTCCTTAAATTTTCTACTAATATTTTAGATAAAATTTTTCTACCATACGTAATATATATTTTATACTTTTAAATTTTCTTCTGATAGTCTTAAAAATTTTAAAATTTATAAATAAATTAATTTTTTTATATAATATTTTCAACTCTTTTTACTAAATATTTCCTATATACTTTTATAAATTTATAATCCTCTTATTTAATTTATTTAATATATTAATTTCCACTTAAATATTAAACAAATAATAAAAAAAGCTATAGACTATTCTATAACTCCTTACTCACAACTTTTCATTTAATATTTAAATATATATTTTCTCTCTCTATTTCTTCCAAAAAATTAAAAAGTTGGCAAGTTCCTATCCTCCCAGAGGGCTGCCCCCCAAGTACTTTCAGCGTTTACGAGCTTAACTGCTAGGTTCGGTATGTTACTAGGTGTACCCTCGTAGCTTTTCTTGCCAACTTATTTTCTCTCATGTGTCTCTTAAACACTCAATACTACATAGTAATTTCTCTTGATTAAGATTCCGACTTATTAGTATTGGTCCGCTCAA is part of the Fusobacterium sp. FSA-380-WT-3A genome and harbors:
- a CDS encoding HU family DNA-binding protein codes for the protein MMKKKDFVALYQELGNIESFSVAAQQVELFMETMKVAMEKDDLVILRKFGNFEKRILKGREGRNPKTGEMIMTETKYRVNFKPASTFNKRIDDFTKGQEKSSKKKSRKLKNK